The genomic region taaGTGTGATCATCATTAATATGAGCAATGCCACCAGCAGTATATGTATCATCATATCCAAGCAAACACTTCTTGAAATCTACTTTAACAGATAACATCATGCAATGCAAGGTAGTAGCAAACAATTCATATGGACACATGTCATTGAGACGATTAGATAAACCTGCTATATCACGCTCTTGTATGATGATGGGCAAATGATTTTCTGGTTCTTCATCTTCAACTATAGGAGCTTCTTTTACTTCTCCAGGAGTGAGAGGCAACGGATCTTCGTCTTGATCACTTGGGCATTCAAGCTCTTGGTCATCTTGTTCCTTGTCTTCTAGTTCATCTTCTTCAATCTGAAATATCTCTTCCTCAAGGCACTTGCTATCTTCCTTGGATGGATATGAAGGTGTTGGAACCTCACATGTATCAAGGGGAATCCCAGAAACACTCAGCTCAAGCTGTGAAGAAATAGTGCTGCCGGCCTTGATGTTCTTCTCAATCTTCCTTACTTCTTCCACTGGCTCTTTTCcactcttgatcttcttcattCCCTCTAGTATAACATTCCTAATAGGATCATCCTCGTCAATCCAAGTGAACTCGAGACTAAGCAATGTGATCTTGTCTATATCATCAAATTCATCTTGTGTGGGCACTTGCACATGAGATTGCTCGACGGTTGCTGGAGTTGTTGGTTGACCAAATGGAGGACCATTTAACTCCATTGGCAACATCTCCTGGTGTTGAGGTATATGAGTAGGAGTTGAATAAATCTGTCGTGGAGCATAGTTGTGGCTCTCCTCATTGTACCTAAATCCCTGCATATGATTACTAGAAGCAAACAGTGAGATCTCAGGGTTGTTGCTCCTATATGACATATTCTGGTTCTCAGGCCACCCATATGAgtaattgttttggtatgagctAGGCTGTGGGGCGAAGCTCATGCCATAACAATTGGGAGAGTGAGAGTAACCACGCTGACATTCAGCGGGTGAATGGCCCTGAAATCCACAAATATGGCATGTAGGAGCAACATAAAGATGTCCTCTAGAATAAGGATCATAAGAGCTAGGCCTATCCTCAAAAACTACTTCTCGCTGCCGAGCTAAATCATCTAATCGATGGGAAATCTTACTTATCAGTTCTTTAATAGTTTCTGTGCTGTTTGTAGTGTTCCTTGCATCTCCTAGACAATCTGAATAATATGCCATAACCGAGTAGATAGCTCTAAcctgcaaaaggaaaagaaaacaaa from Triticum aestivum cultivar Chinese Spring chromosome 4A, IWGSC CS RefSeq v2.1, whole genome shotgun sequence harbors:
- the LOC123083813 gene encoding uncharacterized protein translates to MAYYSDCLGDARNTTNSTETIKELISKISHRLDDLARQREVVFEDRPSSYDPYSRGHLYVAPTCHICGFQGHSPAECQRGYSHSPNCYGMSFAPQPSSYQNNYSYGWPENQNMSYRSNNPEISLFASSNHMQGFRYNEESHNYAPRQIYSTPTHIPQHQEMLPMELNGPPFGQPTTPATVEQSHVQVPTQDEFDDIDKITLLSLEFTWIDEDDPIRNVILEGMKKIKSGKEPVEEVRKIEKNIKAGSTISSQLELSVSGIPLDTCEVPTPSYPSKEDSKCLEEEIFQIEEDELEDKEQDDQELECPSDQDEDPLPLTPGEVKEAPIVEDEEPENHLPIIIQERDIAGFCYYTVHYMLTRFEVTFLGTPVDPEHGDEEKQWSHT